From a region of the Rhodococcus sp. 4CII genome:
- a CDS encoding ABC transporter ATP-binding protein has protein sequence MAQDPRPIARVAVQVRSLVRGFGDKIVLDRLDLDIPEGQFVALLGRSGSGKSTLLRALAGLDYDVEGRGGTLTVPAEVSVAFQDSRLLPWLRALDNVTLGLGRSGTSTGVSALAEVGLAGREKAWPSELSGGEQQRVALARALVREPELFLADEPFGALDALTRIKMHALLEELIRRHRPTVLLVTHDVDEAIALADRVLVLDHGQIVVDETVDIPKPRALGDSKFHEFRNTLLGALRVEVAAQ, from the coding sequence ATGGCGCAGGACCCTCGCCCGATAGCACGCGTCGCCGTCCAGGTGCGGTCCCTCGTCCGCGGATTCGGCGACAAGATCGTCCTCGACCGCCTGGACCTCGACATTCCCGAAGGCCAGTTCGTCGCCCTGCTCGGCAGGAGTGGGTCCGGCAAGAGCACGCTGCTCCGGGCGCTCGCAGGCCTCGACTACGACGTCGAGGGCCGCGGCGGCACCCTCACCGTGCCCGCGGAGGTGTCGGTGGCGTTCCAGGACTCACGGCTGCTGCCGTGGCTGCGGGCGCTGGACAACGTGACGCTCGGACTGGGTCGCAGCGGCACCAGCACGGGCGTGTCGGCTCTCGCGGAGGTGGGACTTGCCGGTCGCGAGAAGGCGTGGCCCAGTGAACTGTCCGGCGGTGAGCAACAGCGGGTTGCCCTGGCGCGCGCACTGGTACGCGAGCCCGAACTGTTTCTGGCCGACGAACCGTTCGGCGCACTCGATGCGCTGACCCGGATCAAGATGCATGCCCTTCTCGAGGAGCTGATCCGTCGGCACCGCCCGACCGTCCTGCTCGTCACCCATGACGTCGACGAGGCGATCGCGCTCGCCGACCGGGTCCTCGTCCTCGACCACGGGCAGATCGTCGTCGACGAGACCGTCGACATTCCGAAGCCGAGAGCGCTCGGCGACAGCAAGTTCCACGAGTTTCGCAACACGCTGCTCGGCGCCCTCCGCGTCGAGGTAGCGGCACAGTAA
- a CDS encoding ABC transporter ATP-binding protein: MTTGGSGENAGWLRYLFGYCLRQRRNLVLAYGAAAVAAAATATIPLAVRHVIDNAAVDTNHALAPWIAVLVALATVRFAAAYTRRYRSGQLSLGVQYDLRGDAFRSLLRLDGVKQDGLQTGQVVSRSISDITLIQMLLQLLPHMAGNLLMFTMSLAVMAVLSPILTLVALAVLPALWFISMRSRVDLFPANWHAQEQAAIVAGGVEAAVTGVRVVKGFGQEDRELEDLEKRAGELFRSRLRVARLTSRYNPALQAVPMLGQALVLAVGGWLALHGDLSLGTFVAFTTYLAAFASPVRQLATLLTVSQQGRASVERVREVIDNAPAVTTPPDAVDLPGGPLEVVFDDVAFGYAPSNRLLDGLSLRIAPGETVAVVGAAGSGKSTLAMLVPRLYDADAGAVTVGGIDTRRLSLESLRSALGVVFEDSYLMSETIRANVSYGRPDVDETLVREALRVVQAEEFVDALPDGLDTVVGEQGVTLSGGQRQRIALARALVTDPRILVLDDATSAVDARVEAAVHHELRAATGERTTLIIAHRRSTLALADRIAVLAHGRIVDVGTSAELDERCPLFRALLSSADDAAGPDTSPELPDVDGVTAELWRRTGGDEESGVLDARAVAAFATAVAGASGPSRGGAGGGILSSAPPSPEVMARLDDLPPLTGDPDVAADEARAADPAFGLGSLLRPLLLPLVAGLALVGLDAVAQIAVPVLVRTGVDRGVLQGARDLLLLAAAATILVVLLDWAVNVAQARVTGRTGERLLYTLRVKTFAQLQRLGLQYYERELAGRIMTRMTTDVDSLSNFLQTGLATAVVSGLTICGVLVALLVIDAELALVLGLVVPVLVAATVVFRRKSVPAYAEARDRVGIVNAYLQENVTNIRVTQAFRREDDNAAQFSRRAWDFRESRLRAQRYMALYFPFVEFLSVVATGLVLAVGTARIHAGSLTVGTLIAFVLYVELFFAPVQQLSQVFDGYQQAVIGLGRLRGLMRTPTTTPQAGEPVVLDRIQGGIAFDDVHFGYESGKGEALRGVTLRIEPGETVALVGQTGAGKSTVLKLLARFYDPTEGAVRVDGIDTRSLDLASFRQRLGVVPQEPHLFGATVRDAVAYGRLHATDAEVEAASRAVGAHEMVSGLALGYLQPIGEHGRNLSAGQRQLLALARAELVDPDILLLDEATASLDLATEDRVRLATENLSRRRTTVVVAHRLSTAARADRVVVLDAGRVAEIGTHDELLDRGGVYRELWDAYAPPAPVSTR; the protein is encoded by the coding sequence GTGACGACGGGAGGCTCGGGGGAGAACGCCGGCTGGCTGCGGTACCTGTTCGGATACTGTCTGCGCCAGCGCCGCAATCTCGTCCTCGCGTACGGGGCGGCGGCGGTGGCTGCCGCGGCCACCGCCACCATTCCGCTGGCCGTCCGGCACGTGATCGACAATGCTGCGGTCGACACGAATCATGCACTGGCACCGTGGATCGCAGTGCTCGTCGCCCTCGCCACGGTCCGTTTCGCCGCCGCGTACACACGGCGATACCGCTCCGGGCAGCTGTCCCTCGGGGTGCAGTACGACCTGCGGGGCGACGCGTTCCGTTCGCTGCTGCGACTGGATGGCGTCAAGCAGGACGGACTTCAGACGGGTCAGGTGGTGAGCCGGTCCATCTCGGACATCACGCTGATTCAGATGCTTCTGCAGCTCCTGCCGCACATGGCGGGGAACCTGCTCATGTTCACGATGTCGCTGGCCGTGATGGCCGTGCTGTCGCCGATCCTCACGCTCGTCGCCCTCGCCGTTCTGCCTGCGCTGTGGTTCATCTCGATGCGCAGCCGCGTCGACCTCTTCCCCGCCAATTGGCATGCGCAGGAACAGGCGGCCATCGTGGCCGGCGGTGTGGAGGCTGCCGTCACCGGGGTGCGCGTCGTCAAGGGATTCGGGCAGGAAGACCGCGAACTGGAAGACCTCGAGAAGCGCGCCGGGGAGCTTTTCCGTTCCCGGCTGCGCGTCGCGCGACTGACCAGCCGGTACAACCCCGCACTGCAGGCGGTCCCGATGCTCGGGCAGGCACTGGTTCTGGCTGTCGGAGGATGGCTGGCGCTGCACGGCGACCTGTCACTCGGGACTTTCGTCGCGTTCACCACGTACCTGGCCGCCTTCGCCTCGCCCGTGCGTCAGCTCGCGACGCTGCTCACCGTGAGCCAGCAGGGTCGGGCCAGCGTGGAACGCGTCCGCGAGGTGATCGACAACGCCCCTGCCGTGACGACGCCGCCGGACGCCGTGGACTTGCCGGGCGGTCCCCTCGAGGTGGTGTTCGACGACGTCGCCTTCGGGTACGCGCCGTCGAACCGGCTGCTCGACGGGCTGTCGCTGCGCATCGCGCCGGGGGAGACGGTGGCGGTGGTCGGGGCCGCGGGGTCGGGCAAATCGACTCTGGCCATGCTCGTTCCGCGGTTGTACGACGCCGACGCGGGTGCGGTCACCGTCGGGGGGATCGACACCCGCCGGCTGTCGCTCGAATCGCTGCGGTCCGCGCTCGGTGTCGTATTCGAAGACAGCTACCTGATGTCCGAAACCATCCGCGCGAACGTCTCGTACGGCCGGCCGGATGTCGACGAGACGCTGGTGCGTGAGGCGCTCCGCGTGGTGCAGGCGGAGGAATTCGTCGACGCGTTGCCGGACGGGCTCGACACCGTCGTGGGGGAGCAGGGGGTGACGTTGTCCGGTGGGCAGCGGCAGCGGATCGCCCTCGCCCGGGCGTTGGTGACCGATCCGCGGATCCTGGTACTCGACGACGCGACCTCGGCGGTCGACGCTCGGGTCGAGGCCGCCGTCCACCACGAACTGCGCGCCGCGACCGGCGAGCGCACCACCCTGATCATTGCGCATCGGCGGTCGACGCTGGCGTTGGCCGACCGGATCGCCGTCCTGGCTCACGGCCGCATCGTCGACGTGGGGACGAGCGCCGAACTCGACGAACGGTGCCCGCTGTTTCGTGCGCTGCTGTCGAGTGCCGACGACGCCGCCGGTCCGGACACGTCGCCGGAACTGCCGGACGTCGACGGCGTCACCGCCGAACTGTGGCGTCGGACGGGTGGCGACGAGGAGTCCGGGGTGCTCGACGCCCGGGCCGTTGCGGCCTTCGCGACCGCGGTGGCCGGTGCCAGTGGACCGTCCCGTGGAGGCGCGGGCGGCGGAATCCTGTCTTCGGCGCCGCCCAGCCCCGAGGTAATGGCCCGGCTCGACGACCTGCCCCCGCTCACCGGAGACCCGGACGTCGCGGCGGACGAGGCGCGGGCGGCGGACCCGGCGTTCGGGCTCGGCTCGCTGCTCCGGCCACTCCTCCTGCCGCTGGTCGCGGGATTGGCGCTCGTCGGGCTGGACGCCGTCGCGCAGATCGCGGTGCCGGTCCTCGTCCGTACCGGGGTGGATCGGGGAGTGCTGCAGGGCGCCCGGGACCTGCTGCTGCTCGCGGCGGCCGCGACCATTCTGGTGGTTCTGCTCGACTGGGCGGTCAACGTCGCGCAGGCCCGGGTGACCGGGCGGACAGGCGAACGACTCCTGTATACGTTGCGCGTGAAGACGTTCGCGCAGCTGCAGCGGCTCGGTCTGCAGTACTACGAGCGAGAACTGGCCGGCCGGATCATGACCCGCATGACCACCGATGTCGACAGCCTGTCCAACTTCCTGCAGACGGGTCTGGCCACCGCGGTGGTGAGTGGGCTCACGATCTGCGGGGTTCTCGTGGCACTCCTGGTGATCGATGCGGAACTCGCGCTCGTGCTGGGTCTCGTGGTGCCCGTCCTCGTCGCGGCCACCGTCGTGTTCCGCCGAAAGTCGGTGCCCGCCTACGCGGAAGCCCGTGATCGCGTCGGGATCGTCAACGCCTATCTGCAGGAGAACGTGACGAACATCCGCGTCACGCAGGCATTTCGGCGGGAGGATGACAACGCTGCCCAGTTCTCCCGGCGGGCCTGGGATTTCCGGGAGTCGCGGCTACGGGCCCAGCGGTACATGGCGCTGTACTTTCCGTTCGTCGAGTTCCTGTCGGTGGTGGCGACCGGACTGGTGCTCGCGGTCGGTACGGCGCGGATCCACGCCGGGAGCCTCACTGTCGGCACGCTGATAGCCTTCGTGCTCTACGTCGAACTGTTCTTCGCTCCCGTGCAACAGCTTTCGCAGGTCTTCGACGGCTATCAACAGGCAGTCATCGGACTGGGGCGACTGCGTGGACTGATGAGGACGCCGACCACCACACCGCAGGCCGGTGAACCCGTCGTCCTCGACCGCATCCAGGGCGGCATCGCATTCGACGACGTCCACTTCGGGTACGAGTCGGGGAAGGGGGAGGCGTTGCGAGGGGTGACGCTTCGCATCGAACCGGGCGAGACGGTCGCCCTCGTCGGGCAGACCGGCGCGGGCAAGTCGACGGTGCTCAAGCTGCTCGCCCGCTTCTACGACCCCACCGAGGGGGCGGTACGGGTGGACGGCATCGACACGCGGTCGCTCGACCTCGCATCGTTCCGGCAGCGACTCGGCGTGGTTCCGCAGGAGCCGCACCTGTTCGGTGCCACCGTCCGCGACGCCGTCGCCTACGGGCGTCTCCACGCGACCGACGCCGAGGTGGAGGCCGCCAGCCGAGCGGTCGGGGCCCACGAGATGGTGTCGGGACTGGCCCTCGGGTACCTGCAGCCGATCGGGGAGCACGGGCGCAACCTGTCCGCCGGACAACGCCAACTCCTGGCCCTCGCCCGGGCCGAACTGGTGGACCCCGACATCCTGCTGCTCGACGAGGCGACCGCCTCACTCGACCTGGCGACGGAAGACCGCGTCCGGCTCGCAACGGAAAACCTGTCCCGGCGGCGCACCACCGTCGTCGTGGCGCACCGGTTGAGCACGGCGGCGCGGGCCGACCGGGTGGTGGTCCTCGACGCAGGTCGAGTCGCGGAAATCGGAACGCACGACGAACTACTCGACCGAGGCGGCGTCTATCGGGAACTCTGGGACGCCTATGCGCCTCCGGCGCCCGTGAGTACTCGATAA
- a CDS encoding ABC transporter permease, translating to MTSTLSAPAPARTVAPDVDRLAAADRQIRRLGLRKAFPFSRLAGVLLLLAVWAVGSLTGVIDARKLSAPWTVVTTAIDLISTGILQEHVLASLSRAAIGFAFGVVIGTALAVVAGLTRSGDALIDGPIQLKRAIPTLGLIPLLILWLGIGETFKIVIIALGVVVHMYIQTHNSLTSIDNRYVELAEVLGLSRATFIRKVVLPGAMPGFFLGLRLSVTGAWLTLIVVEGINAVTGLGKMMYNAQNYGQSDVILVGLAVYGIFGLLSDSVLRYVERRSLSWRRTLAR from the coding sequence ATGACCAGTACTCTCTCCGCGCCGGCACCGGCACGTACTGTCGCCCCCGATGTCGACAGGCTCGCCGCCGCCGATCGGCAGATCCGCCGACTCGGGCTGCGTAAGGCCTTCCCGTTCTCCCGGCTGGCCGGTGTCCTGCTCCTCCTCGCGGTGTGGGCGGTGGGCAGCCTGACAGGAGTCATCGACGCACGAAAACTGTCCGCGCCGTGGACCGTGGTCACGACGGCCATCGACCTGATTTCCACGGGCATCCTGCAGGAACATGTCCTCGCGTCGTTGAGCCGGGCCGCCATCGGTTTCGCGTTCGGCGTGGTGATCGGGACGGCCCTGGCCGTCGTCGCCGGTCTGACCCGTTCCGGTGACGCCCTGATCGACGGACCGATCCAGCTCAAACGCGCCATCCCGACGCTCGGCCTGATCCCGCTGCTGATCCTCTGGCTCGGCATCGGCGAGACGTTCAAGATCGTGATCATCGCGCTGGGTGTCGTCGTCCACATGTACATCCAGACCCACAACTCGTTGACGTCGATCGACAACCGCTACGTCGAACTCGCCGAGGTCCTCGGGCTGTCCCGGGCCACGTTCATCCGCAAGGTCGTACTGCCGGGTGCGATGCCGGGATTCTTTCTGGGACTGCGACTCTCGGTGACCGGTGCCTGGCTCACCCTCATCGTCGTCGAGGGAATCAACGCGGTGACCGGCTTGGGGAAGATGATGTACAACGCGCAGAACTACGGACAGTCCGACGTGATTCTCGTGGGACTCGCGGTGTACGGCATCTTCGGTCTCCTGTCCGACTCCGTGCTCCGCTACGTCGAAAGGCGGTCGCTGTCATGGCGCAGGACCCTCGCCCGATAG
- a CDS encoding LLM class flavin-dependent oxidoreductase has protein sequence MSSSPQRRLHLNAFLMAIGHHEAAWRLPESDPNANLDIKHYISLAQTAERGKFDSVFLADSPVLFSNPERRPSGKLEPTIILTAISAATEKIGLIATASTSYNEPYNLARRFASLDFVSGGRAGWNIVTTAGADAAQNFGLEDTPAHKSRYERAAEFVEVSTKLWDSWEDDAIVADKDVAIHADSAKVHVIEHEGRFFKVRGPLNVPRSPQGYPLLVQAGSSEDGKDFAARYSEAIFTAQPTLDEGKAFYADVKDRVATLGRDPEQVLILPGIVPVIGDTEEEARELEAELESLISPEYARKQLAQRFNLEPEQLPLDEELPEDLPSEDDIEGAKSRYTLIVDLARREKLTVRQLIGRLGGGRGHRTFAGTPVQVADTIEYWFRNGAADGFNIMPAVLPSGLEKFVDSVVPILQERGLFRADYTETTLRGHYGLPRPANQFAVEEDSTLVSAQ, from the coding sequence ATGAGTTCGTCACCACAGCGCCGGCTGCATCTCAACGCATTCCTGATGGCGATCGGACACCACGAGGCGGCCTGGCGCCTGCCCGAAAGCGATCCGAACGCCAATCTCGACATCAAGCACTACATCTCGTTGGCGCAGACCGCCGAACGCGGAAAGTTCGACTCGGTGTTCCTCGCCGACAGCCCGGTGCTGTTCAGCAATCCGGAACGCAGGCCGAGCGGCAAGCTGGAGCCGACCATCATCCTGACGGCGATCTCCGCGGCCACCGAGAAGATCGGCCTGATCGCGACGGCGTCGACCAGTTACAACGAGCCGTACAACCTTGCGCGGCGGTTCGCGTCCCTCGACTTCGTCAGCGGCGGCCGGGCCGGCTGGAACATCGTCACCACCGCCGGCGCCGATGCGGCGCAGAACTTCGGGCTCGAGGACACCCCCGCGCACAAGAGCCGGTACGAGCGCGCTGCCGAGTTCGTCGAGGTCTCCACCAAGTTGTGGGACAGCTGGGAGGACGACGCCATTGTCGCGGACAAGGATGTCGCCATCCATGCCGACTCCGCGAAGGTGCACGTCATCGAACACGAGGGCCGGTTCTTCAAGGTGCGCGGACCACTCAATGTGCCGCGGTCGCCGCAGGGATACCCCCTGCTGGTGCAGGCCGGGTCGTCCGAGGACGGAAAGGATTTCGCCGCCCGGTACTCGGAGGCGATCTTCACCGCGCAGCCGACCCTGGACGAGGGGAAGGCGTTCTACGCGGACGTCAAGGACCGTGTCGCGACGCTGGGGCGGGACCCCGAGCAGGTGCTGATCCTGCCCGGCATCGTGCCGGTCATCGGGGACACCGAAGAGGAGGCCCGCGAGCTCGAGGCCGAGCTGGAGAGCTTGATCTCGCCGGAATATGCCCGCAAGCAGTTGGCGCAGCGGTTCAATCTCGAACCGGAGCAGCTCCCACTCGACGAGGAACTCCCCGAGGACTTGCCGTCCGAGGACGACATCGAGGGTGCGAAGAGCCGGTACACGCTGATCGTGGACCTCGCCCGCCGCGAGAAGCTGACCGTCCGGCAGCTGATCGGGCGACTCGGCGGCGGTCGCGGTCACCGCACGTTCGCGGGCACTCCGGTCCAGGTGGCGGACACGATCGAGTACTGGTTCCGGAACGGCGCCGCAGACGGTTTCAACATCATGCCCGCGGTCCTTCCGTCCGGGTTGGAGAAGTTCGTCGACTCCGTCGTCCCGATTCTGCAGGAGCGCGGACTCTTCCGCGCCGACTACACCGAGACCACACTGCGCGGGCACTACGGTTTGCCGCGTCCCGCCAATCAGTTTGCGGTCGAGGAGGATTCCACGCTGGTGTCTGCGCAGTGA
- a CDS encoding transglycosylase family protein, giving the protein MSGRHRKPTNTGRTVAKVAVTGAIMGVAGAAFSGTANAAPDSDWDRLAQCESGGNWGINTGNGFQGGLQFSPSTWNAHGGTQYAATANQATREQQIVVAEKVLDSQGWGAWPSCSSSLGLSSAPTQRTAPAVVPETPAAPALPDLTGGVPSTNGTPQYAGVVDSAIEAAKAQGIAIDPQILQLIDANKGLLPH; this is encoded by the coding sequence ATGAGCGGACGCCATCGCAAGCCCACCAACACCGGCCGCACCGTCGCCAAGGTCGCCGTCACCGGCGCCATCATGGGCGTCGCCGGAGCAGCCTTCTCGGGCACCGCGAACGCGGCACCCGACTCCGACTGGGACCGCCTCGCGCAGTGCGAGTCCGGCGGAAACTGGGGCATCAACACCGGAAACGGCTTCCAGGGTGGACTTCAGTTCTCCCCGAGCACCTGGAACGCACACGGTGGAACCCAGTACGCGGCCACCGCCAACCAGGCCACGCGTGAACAGCAGATCGTCGTCGCCGAGAAGGTCCTCGACTCCCAGGGCTGGGGCGCATGGCCCTCCTGCTCCTCGAGCCTCGGCCTGAGCAGCGCCCCCACCCAGCGCACCGCCCCCGCCGTCGTGCCCGAGACCCCCGCGGCACCGGCACTCCCCGACCTCACGGGCGGCGTCCCCAGCACCAACGGCACCCCGCAGTACGCCGGTGTCGTCGACAGCGCGATCGAGGCCGCCAAGGCCCAGGGCATCGCGATCGACCCCCAGATCCTGCAGCTCATCGACGCCAACAAGGGACTGCTCCCGCACTGA
- a CDS encoding alpha/beta hydrolase family protein, which yields MGVKATKRSHGWLRGVVRLMVAVVLLPLAFVLVGGGTASADPYSRLREHWVDAPGGVGQIKVRMWLANNGSNKALYLLDGLRATDDVSGWEHETNAAWLSDHGITVVEPVGGQSSFYTDWYAPSNTNGQPYTYKWESFLTQNLPDFLANNYGISRTSNAIAGLSMGGNAALILAAYHRDQFTFAGSMSGYLNLSAPGMREAIRLAMLDAGGYNADCMWGPPWDPAWLRNDPFVAAPLMRGLPMWVSAGSGLPGPHDQPQNAVDVFNTGTGMGLEAIALAQNRAFQVRLDTLGIPAHYDFPATGTHSWGYWQDQLWAMLPMMKASIGA from the coding sequence ATGGGTGTCAAAGCAACGAAGCGGTCACACGGCTGGTTGCGAGGCGTTGTCCGGCTGATGGTCGCCGTGGTGCTTCTGCCGCTGGCGTTCGTCCTCGTCGGCGGCGGAACGGCGTCCGCGGACCCCTACAGCCGCCTGCGCGAGCACTGGGTCGACGCACCCGGTGGGGTCGGGCAGATCAAGGTGCGGATGTGGCTCGCGAACAACGGCAGCAACAAGGCGCTCTATCTGCTCGACGGCCTCCGCGCGACCGACGACGTCAGCGGGTGGGAACACGAGACCAACGCCGCGTGGCTGTCCGATCACGGGATCACCGTCGTCGAGCCGGTCGGCGGGCAGTCCAGCTTCTACACGGACTGGTACGCGCCCAGCAACACCAACGGCCAGCCGTACACCTACAAGTGGGAGTCGTTCCTCACCCAGAACCTGCCGGACTTCCTGGCGAACAATTACGGCATCAGCCGCACCAGCAACGCCATCGCCGGACTGTCGATGGGCGGCAACGCGGCCCTGATCCTCGCCGCCTACCACCGCGACCAGTTCACGTTCGCCGGGTCGATGTCCGGGTACCTGAACCTGTCGGCTCCGGGCATGCGCGAGGCGATCCGGTTGGCGATGCTCGACGCCGGCGGCTACAACGCCGACTGCATGTGGGGACCGCCGTGGGATCCCGCCTGGCTGCGGAACGACCCGTTCGTCGCGGCCCCGCTCATGCGCGGACTGCCGATGTGGGTCTCCGCGGGCAGTGGCCTCCCCGGCCCGCACGATCAGCCGCAGAACGCCGTCGACGTGTTCAACACCGGCACCGGCATGGGGCTCGAAGCCATCGCGCTGGCCCAGAACCGCGCCTTTCAGGTGCGGCTCGACACCCTCGGAATCCCAGCGCACTACGACTTTCCGGCGACGGGAACCCACAGCTGGGGCTACTGGCAGGACCAGCTGTGGGCCATGCTCCCGATGATGAAGGCGTCGATCGGCGCCTGA
- a CDS encoding helicase-associated domain-containing protein, which translates to MTDTDDTTASTNGTAASPRGAATLADWLAARSDAELTDLLRRRPDLAVPPPATIVVLAGRAEQRASVARAADNLTSLDFGILELLALERADEVAVSRATLQDAVGSRATKKAVDATLDGLRSVALVWGGKTSLRIVPAVTATIPWRVGRGAEPVETLDESAIVAALAGLPTVERDILETLSKSSSIGRTRDAAPGTSPDRPVQRLLAAGLLRWIDDETVELPYQVRQALRGEAVFDPTSLSPPAVTARKHKPADINAAAAGEALELVRHCEDVVKALGEVPAPALRAGGLGVRELRRIAKMSGIDENRLSLLVELLSAAGLIASGTPDPVPPTDSGENYWAPTTAVDNWLTASVARRWHVLATAWLELPRMAWFIGMRDANDKPVAALSEEVRAPSAPRDRQAILGLLAELGTGHSADPAEVSRLLAWRRPRWGARLRVHAVERTLDEAATLGLVARGALSSPGRALLHGGDAEAEMHASLPEPVDHVLVQADLTVVAPGPLTPELLEQIALVADIESAGAASMYRISEDSIRRALDVGMTAAELHSLFATRSRTPVPQSLSYLIDDVARRHGRLRAGVAASFVRCEDPTLLAEVLASPVAASLALRALAPTVAVSQAPLREVLNELRTAGFAPAGEDSSGALVDLRPRGARVVTRRKPPARTPAVATDAQLDAVVRTLRAGDLAASARGSGSIRSDGSRASSAATIALLNAAARERTSVTIGYVDAQGVASHRIVDPVSVGGGQLDAFDPASGAVRRFTLHRITSVARVD; encoded by the coding sequence ATGACCGACACCGACGACACCACCGCGAGCACCAACGGCACCGCAGCCTCCCCCCGTGGCGCCGCGACCCTCGCGGACTGGCTGGCCGCACGCAGCGACGCCGAACTGACGGATCTGCTGCGCAGGCGCCCCGATCTGGCGGTCCCGCCGCCGGCCACGATCGTCGTTCTCGCGGGCCGCGCCGAACAGCGGGCGTCGGTTGCCCGTGCAGCCGACAACCTCACGTCCCTGGACTTCGGCATCCTCGAACTCCTGGCCCTCGAACGCGCCGACGAGGTCGCGGTTTCCCGGGCCACCCTGCAGGACGCGGTGGGGTCGCGTGCGACGAAGAAGGCGGTCGACGCCACCCTCGACGGACTACGGTCCGTGGCGCTGGTCTGGGGCGGCAAGACGTCGCTGCGGATCGTCCCCGCCGTCACCGCCACCATTCCGTGGCGCGTCGGGCGTGGCGCCGAACCCGTCGAGACCCTCGACGAGTCCGCGATCGTCGCCGCACTGGCCGGGCTGCCGACCGTCGAGCGGGACATCCTCGAGACGCTGTCGAAGTCCAGTTCCATCGGCCGGACCCGGGATGCCGCGCCGGGAACGTCACCCGACCGTCCCGTCCAGCGACTCCTCGCCGCCGGCCTGCTGCGCTGGATCGACGACGAGACCGTCGAATTGCCGTACCAGGTGCGGCAGGCCCTGCGCGGAGAGGCCGTCTTCGACCCCACGTCGCTGTCCCCACCGGCCGTGACGGCACGCAAACACAAGCCCGCCGACATCAACGCCGCCGCGGCGGGCGAGGCGCTCGAATTGGTGCGCCACTGCGAGGACGTAGTCAAGGCCCTCGGCGAGGTCCCGGCCCCCGCGCTGCGGGCGGGCGGCCTCGGCGTCCGGGAACTGCGGCGGATAGCCAAGATGTCCGGCATCGACGAGAACCGGCTGAGCCTGCTCGTCGAATTGCTGTCGGCCGCGGGACTGATCGCGAGCGGCACCCCGGACCCTGTGCCGCCGACGGACAGTGGCGAGAACTACTGGGCGCCGACCACCGCGGTCGACAATTGGCTGACCGCCTCGGTCGCCCGGCGGTGGCACGTGCTGGCGACGGCGTGGCTGGAATTGCCGCGGATGGCGTGGTTCATCGGCATGCGTGATGCCAACGACAAGCCGGTTGCCGCTCTGTCCGAGGAGGTCCGTGCGCCGTCCGCGCCGCGTGACCGGCAGGCGATTCTCGGACTCCTGGCGGAACTGGGCACCGGACACTCGGCCGACCCCGCGGAGGTCAGCCGCCTCCTGGCCTGGCGACGCCCCCGCTGGGGCGCCCGGCTCCGGGTTCATGCGGTCGAGCGGACCCTCGACGAGGCGGCGACGCTCGGGCTCGTCGCCCGCGGCGCCCTCAGCTCCCCCGGCCGGGCTCTGCTCCACGGCGGTGACGCCGAGGCCGAGATGCACGCGTCGCTGCCCGAACCCGTCGACCACGTCCTAGTCCAGGCCGACCTCACCGTCGTCGCCCCCGGACCCCTCACCCCCGAACTGCTCGAGCAAATCGCTCTCGTCGCGGACATCGAATCCGCCGGCGCGGCATCGATGTACCGGATCAGCGAGGACAGCATCCGGCGCGCCCTCGACGTCGGCATGACGGCGGCCGAACTGCACAGCCTGTTCGCCACCCGGTCGCGCACACCCGTCCCGCAGTCGCTGTCTTATCTGATCGACGATGTCGCGCGACGGCACGGGCGGCTCCGCGCCGGGGTCGCCGCGTCGTTCGTCCGCTGCGAGGATCCGACGCTGCTGGCGGAGGTCCTGGCGTCGCCGGTGGCCGCCTCGCTGGCTTTGCGTGCCCTGGCGCCGACGGTCGCGGTGTCGCAGGCGCCGCTGCGGGAAGTGCTGAACGAATTGCGGACCGCCGGTTTCGCGCCCGCGGGTGAGGATTCGTCCGGCGCCCTCGTCGACCTGCGTCCCCGCGGCGCACGCGTCGTGACCCGGCGCAAGCCCCCGGCCCGTACCCCCGCCGTCGCCACGGACGCCCAACTCGACGCGGTCGTCCGGACCCTCCGGGCCGGCGATCTGGCGGCGTCGGCCCGCGGTTCCGGCAGCATCCGGTCCGACGGGTCGCGGGCCAGCAGCGCCGCGACCATCGCACTGCTCAACGCCGCGGCGCGGGAACGCACGAGTGTGACCATCGGCTACGTCGACGCGCAGGGTGTGGCGTCGCACCGCATCGTCGATCCCGTCAGCGTCGGCGGCGGCCAGCTCGATGCGTTCGACCCGGCGAGCGGTGCGGTCCGGCGGTTCACCCTCCACCGCATCACGTCCGTCGCCCGCGTCGACTGA